The Pseudomonas azadiae genome contains a region encoding:
- a CDS encoding FecR family protein encodes MTDPNKLPPHALAHEVLQDTAMDQALDWLIALQCAQPGQQAEFEAWLTSDPAHAQAFAKAQAAWGGAPVHSAAIALAAPRKPSTWRRIKPHWKPLATAAVLLIGLFNFSNLPVRLQADHLTVVGERQRLQLDDGSKVLLNTNSAFSSTVQNHQRIARLYQGEAFFEIAPGHGLPLEIDAGPVRASVRDTAFAVRYLDGEAQVQVQRGDVDLSTTVNDAVVRLSAGESIRIGPKGFGQPSKLDADKDLAWVQGRLVFENCPMGEVLAELRRYYPGWIVSTNDRLASVAVTGNYRLDQPLDVVRSLAHITSAKLSEYPALVILN; translated from the coding sequence GTGACGGACCCGAATAAACTGCCCCCCCATGCGTTGGCTCATGAGGTGTTGCAAGACACGGCTATGGACCAGGCCCTCGATTGGCTGATCGCCTTGCAGTGCGCGCAGCCCGGCCAACAGGCCGAATTCGAAGCCTGGCTGACCAGCGATCCGGCCCATGCCCAGGCGTTCGCCAAGGCACAGGCCGCCTGGGGTGGCGCACCGGTGCACAGTGCCGCCATTGCCCTGGCGGCGCCGCGCAAGCCCAGCACCTGGCGCCGGATCAAGCCGCATTGGAAACCGCTGGCCACGGCCGCCGTGCTGCTGATCGGTCTGTTCAACTTCAGCAACCTGCCGGTGCGCCTGCAAGCCGACCACCTCACCGTGGTGGGCGAACGCCAGCGCCTGCAACTGGACGATGGCTCCAAGGTGTTGCTCAACACCAATTCGGCGTTCTCCAGCACCGTGCAGAACCACCAGCGCATCGCCCGCCTCTACCAGGGCGAAGCGTTTTTCGAAATAGCCCCGGGCCATGGCCTGCCTCTGGAAATCGACGCCGGCCCGGTGCGCGCCAGTGTGCGCGATACCGCCTTCGCCGTGCGCTACCTCGATGGCGAAGCCCAAGTGCAAGTGCAGCGCGGCGACGTCGACCTGAGCACTACCGTCAACGATGCCGTCGTGCGCCTGAGCGCGGGTGAAAGTATCCGCATCGGGCCCAAGGGCTTTGGCCAGCCCTCCAAGCTGGATGCCGACAAAGACCTGGCCTGGGTACAAGGCCGGCTGGTCTTCGAAAACTGCCCGATGGGCGAAGTGCTCGCCGAGTTGCGGCGCTACTACCCCGGCTGGATCGTCAGCACCAACGACAGGCTCGCCAGCGTGGCTGTGACCGGCAATTATCGGCTCGACCAACCGCTGGACGTGGTGCGCTCGCTGGCGCACATCACCTCGGCCAAGCTGTCGGAATATCCGGCGCTGGTCATCTTGAACTAA
- a CDS encoding RNA polymerase sigma factor produces MSQSRFNHVFLTQRVILLRTLQRMVNNHSTAEDLLQETYLRVTRALSERPIDHLEPFVYQTARNLALDHLRARRIQARTLQEDVPLDVLQGVAAPISTPEDATQAEQLLEHLSVSLGQLSPRQQQIFILSRLHGCSYQEIADQLAVSLSTVQKELKLIMAICVGVAERLDQP; encoded by the coding sequence GTGAGCCAATCTCGCTTCAACCACGTCTTTCTCACCCAACGGGTGATTCTGCTTCGCACCCTGCAGCGCATGGTGAATAACCACAGCACCGCTGAGGACCTGTTGCAGGAAACCTACCTGCGCGTCACCCGGGCCCTGAGCGAGCGGCCGATCGATCACCTTGAACCCTTTGTCTATCAAACCGCGCGTAACCTGGCGCTGGATCATCTGCGCGCGCGCAGGATCCAAGCCCGTACGTTGCAGGAAGATGTACCGCTGGACGTCCTGCAAGGTGTCGCCGCTCCCATCAGTACGCCCGAAGATGCCACCCAGGCCGAGCAACTGCTGGAGCACCTGAGCGTCAGCCTCGGCCAGTTGAGCCCGCGTCAGCAGCAGATCTTCATCCTCAGTCGCCTGCACGGCTGCAGCTACCAGGAGATTGCCGATCAGTTGGCGGTGTCCTTGAGCACCGTGCAAAAGGAACTGAAATTGATCATGGCCATCTGTGTAGGTGTGGCCGAGCGACTGGATCAGCCTTAA